One window of Hyla sarda isolate aHylSar1 unplaced genomic scaffold, aHylSar1.hap1 scaffold_72, whole genome shotgun sequence genomic DNA carries:
- the CMAS gene encoding N-acylneuraminate cytidylyltransferase, whose product MAEEQRRVGGHLAALVLARGGSKGIPLKNIKKLAGKPLIAWVLRAAIDSEAFDSVWVSTDNDDIEKVAKDYGAQVHRRSTAVSKDTTSSLETIQEFLQHHPEVDMVGNIQATSPCLHPSDLIQVVDMIRTQGYDSVFAVVRHHLFRWREVKTPGEGTVPENLDPAHRPRRQDWSGELYENGSFYFTTREIIERGLIQGGKMAYYEMKQEHSVDIDIDLDWPIAEQRVKRFGYFGKGAPTVVKLLVCNIDGCLTDGRVYVNQEHEFISYSLRDLDGIRKLLERGVTVVLISERNISPSLISNLKLPCDVEGNVTNKREVLQRRMSGMGLSLNQSAYMGCGDSDVECLKLAGTSGVPSDASTAAKMTDSFTCTQGGGYGAIQEFAEHIITLMESGR is encoded by the exons ATGGCGGAGGAGCAGCGCAGGGTCGGGGGTCACCTGGCGGCGCTGGTTCTGGCGCGGGGCGGTAGTAAGGGGATCCCGCTGAAGAACATCAAGAAGCTGGCGGGCAAACCGCTCATTGCCTGGGTGCTGCGGGCCGCCATAGACTCCGAGGCCTTCGACAG TGTCTGGGTTTCTACGGACAATGATGACATCGAGAAAGTGGCGAAGGATTATGGGGCGCAGGTCCATCGGAGGAGCACGGCCGTCTCTAAGGACACCACCTCCTCCCTGGAGACCATCCAAGAGTTCCTGCAGCATCACCCAG AGGTGGACATGGTGGGGAACATCCAGGCCACGTCTCCGTGTCTCCACCCCTCGGACCTCATCCAGGTGGTGGACATGATCCGCACTCAGGGCTATGACTCCGTGTTTGCCGTCGTTCGCCATCACCTGTTCCGGTGGCGAGAGGTGAAGACACCGGGTGAGGGCACAGTACCGGAGAACCTGGACCCTGCGCACAGGCCGCGGCGGCAAGACTGGAGCGGGGAGCTGTACGAGAACGGATCCTTCTACTTCACCACCAGAGAGATCATCGAGCGCGGACTCATACAG GGAGGGAAGATGGCATATTACGAGATGAAGCAAGAGCACAGCGTAGACATTGACATTGATCTGGACTGGCCCATCGCAGAGCAAAGAGTTAAAAG GTTCGGTTATTTCGGTAAAGGAGCGCCCACTGTGGTGAAGCTGCTGGTGTGTAACATTGATGGCTGCCTCACCGACGGCCGCGTCTACGTCAACCAGGAGCACGAGTTCATCTCCTACAGTCTGCGAGATCTGGACGGCATCCGGAAACTGCTGGAGCGAGGGGTGACG GTGGTGTTAATCTCGGAGAGGAACATCAGCCCTTCCCTCATCTCTAACCTGAAGCTGCCGTGTGATGTGGAGGGGAACGTCACCAACAAGAGGGAAGTGCTGCAGAGACGGATGAGCGGGATGGGGCTGTCCCTGAACCAGAGCGCCTACATGG GGTGCGGTGACTCTGATGTGGAGTGCCTGAAGCTCGCCGGCACTAGCGGAGTCCCATCAGACGCCTCCACCGCCGCCAAGATGACGGACAGCTTCACCTGCACACAGGGCGGCGGTTACGGCGCCATTCAGGAGTTCGCTGAGCACATTATAACCCTGATGGAGAGCGGGAGATAA